A window of the Arachis duranensis cultivar V14167 chromosome 5, aradu.V14167.gnm2.J7QH, whole genome shotgun sequence genome harbors these coding sequences:
- the LOC107491026 gene encoding nudix hydrolase 1, protein MKMVNKEGPSAPTSPPTPVPRVAVVVFILKGKSVLLGRRRSSVGNSTFALPGGHLEFGESFEDCAAREVREETGLEVGKVELLTVTNNVFLEEPKKCHYVTIFMRAVFGANEAEQVPQNLEPEKCDGWEWYAWSHLPNPLFGPLERMVKGGFDPFPV, encoded by the exons ATGAAAATGGTCAACAAGGAAGGGCCATCAGCGCCGACATCTCCGCCAACGCCGGTGCCAAGGGTTGCGGTGGTTGTTTTCATCTTGAAGGGAAAATCTGTCCTTCTCGGCCGCCGCCGCTCCTCCGTTGGCAACTCCACCTTCGCCCTTCCGGGAGGCCACCTTGAGTTTG GGGAGAGCTTTGAGGATTGTGCGGCAAGGGAAGTGAGAGAGGAAACAGGATTGGAGGTTGGGAAAGTGGAGCTGTTAACGGTTACAAACAACGTGTTTTTGGAAGAGCCGAAGAAGTGCCATTACGTCACTATCTTCATGAGGGCAGTCTTTGGGGCAAATGAAGCAGAGCAGGTGCCACAGAATCTGGAGCCGGAGAAGTGTGACGGGTGGGAGTGGTATGCGTGGTCTCATTTGCCAAACCCGTTGTTTGGGCCTCTTGAGAGGATGGTCAAAGGGGGTTTTGATCCATTTCCAGTGTAA
- the LOC107491025 gene encoding phosphoenolpyruvate carboxylase 4 codes for MTDTTDDIVEDISFQTFEDDCRLLANLFNDVLQREVGTKFIEMLDKIRVLAQSGCNMRQAGIEDMAELLEKQLASKLSKLSLDEALTIARALSHYLTLMGIAETRHRLRKGNTALVAKSCDDIFNQLVQGGVTPDELYNTVCKQEVEIVLTAHPTQINRRTLQYKHIKIAHLLDYNAQLDLSTEDREMVIEDLVREITSIWQTDELRRQKPTPVDEARAGLNIVHQSLWKAIPRYLRRVSNALKKHTGKPLPLTCTPIRFGSWMGGDRDGNPNVTAKVTKDVSVLSKWMAIDLYIQEVDSLRFELSMNRCSDKLLKLAREIVGDANNENHREHRSQPTSRSQSKQPNQQASSLPTHLPATAHLPTFAAHGESHHPRLDMPGRDPKQPKNKASEVSCPTTSKKDGQSTKSETMQRSPSFNSSSQLLAQRKLFAESQIGRSSFQKLLEPKPSDGPGFAPYRVVLGHVKDKLQRSQSRLEFLLEDCPCEQNPSDFYETTEQLLEPLLLCYESLQSCGSAVLADGRLADLIRRVSTFGMMLMKLDLRQESTRHSETVDAITKYLGMGTYSEWNEEKKLDFLTKELKGKRPLVPPSIQVAPDVQEVLDTFRVAAELGSDSLGAYVISMASNASDVLAVELLQKEARLAVHGEKGSPCPGGTLRVVPLFETVKDLRGAGSVIRKLLSIDWYRQHVIKNHNGHQEVMVGYSDSGKDAGRFTAAWELYKAQEDVVAACHEYGIKVTLFHGRGGTIGRGGGPTYLAIQSQPPGSVMGTLRSTEQGEMIQAKFGLPDTAIRQLEIYTTAVLLATLRPPLPPREEKWRSLMEDISKISCQSYRSVVYENPEFLSYFNEATPQAELGFLNIGSRPARRKSTTGIGHLRAIPWVFAWTQTRFVLPAWLGVGAGLQGACEKGHTEELKAMYKEWPFFQSTIDLIEMILGKTDIYITKHYDDVLVSEKRKDLGRQLRNELITTGKFILVISGHGKIQQNNRILRRLIESRLPFLNPMNMLQVEILKRLRSDDDNTKARDALLITINGIAAGMRNTG; via the exons ATGACAGACACCACAGATGATATAGTAGAAGATATCTCATTCCAAACCTTTGAAGATGACTGTAGGCTACTTGCCAATCTCTTCAACGATGTCTTGCAGCGTGAGGTCGGAACCAAGTTCATTGAGATGCTCGACAAAATCCGTGTCCTTGCACAG AGTGGTTGTAACATGCGACAAGCAGGGATTGAGGACATGGCAGAGTTGTTAGAGAAACAATTGGCTTCAAAGTTGTCCAAGTTGTCATTGGACGAAGCTCTCACCATCGCACGTGCATTAAGCCATTATCTTACTTTGATGGGTATAGCTGAGACCCGTCACAG GCTTCGTAAGGGAAACACAGCACTTGTTGCAAAATCTTGTGATGACATCTTTAACCAATTGGTGCAAGGTGGAGTTACTCCAGATGAGCTTTATAACACAGTTTGCAAGCAG GAGGTTGAAATCGTTCTTACAGCTCATCCTACACAAATTAATCGTCGCACTTTACAAtacaaacacattaaaattGCT CATCTTTTGGACTATAATGCTCAACTTGATCTTAGCACTGAAGATCGAGAAATGGTGATTGAAGATCTG GTGAGAGAGATAACTTCAATTTGGCAAACAGATGAGCTTAGGCGCCAAAAGCCTACACCAGTTGACGAAGCTAGGGCTG GATTGAATATTGTGCATCAATCACTTTGGAAAGCTATTCCCCGTTATTTACGCCGAGTTAGCAATGCTCTAAAGAAG CATACAGGAAAACCACTTCCGTTGACATGTACTCCCATAAGATTTGGATCTTGGATGGGAGGTGACAGAGATGGAAACCCAAATGTGACAGCAAAG GTAACAAAGGATGTTTCAGTTTTATCTAAATGGATGGCAATTGATCTCTATATACAAGAAGTGGATAGCTTGAGATTTGAGCTATCCATGAATAGGTGCAGTGATAAGTTGTTGAAACTAGCTCGTGAAATTGTAGGAG ATGCAAATAATGAGAATCATCGTGAGCATCGATCTCAACCTACGAGCAGAAGTCAATCAAAACAACCTAATCAACAGGCTTCTTCTCTTCCAACTCACCTTCCTGCTACAGCTCATTTACCCACTTTTGCTG CACATGGTGAATCTCACCATCCCAGACTAGACATGCCAGGACGTGATCCAAAGCAACCCAAGAACAAG GCCAGCGAGGTTTCATGTCCGACGACATCCAAGAAAGACGGTCAAAGTACTAAATCAGAAACAATGCAACGCTCTCCTTCTTTCAACTCTTCTAGTCAACTCCTTGCACAGAGGAAGCTCTTTGCAGAATCCCAGATAGGAAGATCAAGCTTTCAAAAACTTTTGGAGCCAAAGCCTTCTGATGGTCCTGGATTTGCTCCTTATAGAGTTGTACTTGGACATGTAAAAGATAAG CTTCAAAGAAGTCAAAGTCGGCTAGAGTTTCTTCTAGAGGATTGTCCATGTGAGCAAAATCCATCTGATTTTTATGAAACAACAGAACAGCTTTTGGAACCTCTGCTCCTCTGTTATGAATCTCTG CAATCATGTGGATCTGCAGTGCTAGCAGATGGTCGATTAGCTGACTTAATTCGAAGAGTTTCTACCTTTGGAATGATGTTAATGAAGCTTGATTTGCGTCAG GAATCTACTAGACATTCTGAAACAGTTGATGCAATTACCAAGTACTTGGGAATGGGTACATACAGTGAGTGGAATGAAGAGAAGAAATTGGACTTCTTAACCAAAGAGTTGAAAGGGAAAAGACCATTGGTTCCTCCTAGTATACAG GTTGCGCCTGATGTTCAAGAAGTCTTAGATACCTTTCGTGTTGCTGCTGAGTTGGGAAGTGATTCACTTGGTGCCTATGTGATCTCTATGGCTTCAAAT GCAAGTGATGTCCTTGCAGTAGAGCTTTTACAAAAGGAAGCACGACTTGCTGTTCATGGGGAGAAAGGAAGTCCATGTCCCGGTGGAAC GCTACGTGTCGTTCCGCTATTTGAAACTGTGAAGGACCTAAGGGGGGCTGGTTCAGTTATTCGAAAACTTCTATCAATAGATTGGTATCGGCAACACGTCATTAAGAACCATAACGGGCACCAAGAG GTCATGGTTGGGTATTCTGATTCTGGCAAAGATGCTGGGCGCTTTACTGCTGCTTGGGAACTTTATAAAGCTCAGGAGGATGTTGTAGCCGCTTGCCATGAATATGGTATTAAAGTTACTCTGTTCCATGGCCGTGGAGGCACTATTGGTCGTGGTGGTGGCCCAACGTATCTAGCTATTCAGTCCCAACCACCAGGCTCTGTGATG GGAACCCTTCGTTCCACTGAACAAGGAGAGATGATCCAAGCCAAGTTTGGGTTGCCAGACACAGCTATTAGACAACTTGAAATATATACAACAGCTGTGTTACTTGCTACACTTCGTCCACCTCTTCCACCTCGAGAAGAAAAATGGCGAAGTTTAATGGAAGACATTTCAAAAATAAGCTGTCAGAGTTACCGTAGTGTAGTTTATGAGAATCCagaattcctttcttatttCAATGAAGCCACGCCGCAAGCAGAGCTTGGCTTCCTTAACATAGGTAGTCGCCCCGCGAGACGAAAGAGTACAACAGGAATCGGACACCTTCGGGCCATACCATGGGTTTTTGCATGGACCCAAACCAGGTTTGTTCTTCCAGCTTGGCTTGGAGTTGGTGCCGGTTTACAAGGTGCTTGTGAGAAAGGGCACACTGAGGAGCTAAAAGCCATGTACAAAGAGTGGCCTTTCTTTCAAAGTACCATAGACCTAATTGAGATGATTTTGGGAAAAACAGACATTTATATTACCAAACACTATGATGATGTTCTTGTGTCTGAGAAGCGAAAAGATCTCGGCCGTCAACTAAGGAATGAACTCATAACCACCGGGAAATTTATACTAGTGATTAGTGGGCATGGGAAAATTCAACAGAACAACAGGATCTTGAGGAGGCTTATTGAGAGCAGACTTCCCTTCCTAAATCCAATGAACATGTTACAAGTAGAGATACTTAAGAGGTTAAGAAGTGATGATGACAATACTAAAGCTAGAGATGCTTTGCTCATAACCATAAATGGTATTGCTGCTGGGATGAGGAATACAGGATGA